Within the Prevotella scopos JCM 17725 genome, the region GGCATAACTCCTAACATAGAAGCCATTCGAATAGGTCGTTTCTTCCATATATGGCTTGTCGTCATAGCTGTAACGGGTAAACCATTCTGCACTAATATACTTTGTTCCTACGCTAATTGACAGTTCATTAGAGAAAAATCTGACCGCTTGTAGATTTGGATTTCCACGCCGTATTTGGTAAATATCTATGTGCTGTTCAACATCGCTTAATTCGGCAAGTGAGGGTGCGTACCCTCCCATGTAGGCTTTGTAGCGTATTGACAGATAATTGTTGAAACGGTACCCCAGCTGAATAGTTGGGCGAAATATATATTTTACCTGTTTGGCATTTCCTTGGCTAACATAGGTTCTCATAGCACCTACACCTACCATATAATCCAGTTTTCCTAACTTTGAAGCCCATTCTCCAAAACCATAACTCTCACCTGTATTCATCTTTACGCTTGAAGATGTGTTTCCATCGTACTCATTTTTTGTGTACATCTGCTGATGTCGCAGACCGAATGACAACCGCGAATCCTTGATTTTCTGCTCGTAAATAACCTCAGCTATAGCCGAATATTTATTACCATCAACATGGGAAGATATTTCCTGTACAGAATTCCCCTGAGATTGGCGATATAAACGGTCGTTCTTAGTATTGATATATGTTCCTATCAGGTCAAAGAAAAGGTGCTTATCCTTGGTAAACTCATGTTGATAATAAATATCTAAGGATGGATTGTTACTCCTTGACTTGGTGCGGTCCATGATATCGAATGTGTTGCTATTCTGAATAAGTTTGGAATTTCTATCAAATACCGCATGAGGCGTATTGTTATATAAATCACGAAAAGTAACACTCAATATGTTTCCGCTATTTATGTAATCGTATCCTATGGATAGATTGATGTTATCATATCGTGCCTTTGTCTTTTGCCCTATCTCATAGTTACTGATACTGGGGGGCGTTGCATTGAAAGCCTCCATGTTTTCACGTAACCAGTTTACATCACGTCGATTCCAGTTTACAGATGCCTTGAAGTTTGACTTACCTACATGATAATTACCCGATAACTGATAATCTCCTATACCTAAGGGATTGATAGTGTTCATAAACTCTCCGGAGATGCTTCCACCATTCTTCTTTTCTTTTAAGATAATGTCAATT harbors:
- a CDS encoding TonB-dependent receptor; its protein translation is MKKEILTLLMSGCYGILAAQTTGTVVDENKQPLPAATVSLFRESENKMISGVVTDMNGGFELNTHEGENYRIRISFVGYSTQEIKCQNISKHLSVGTIVLKPESKQLNDVTVTANNVIQKADRQIIIPNLLQQKTSSNGLNLLQHLQLSRISVNTLDSKVTTTMGDAVELRINGVKAEIQEVKALLPADVLRIEYHDNPGLRYGNVAAVIDIILKEKKNGGSISGEFMNTINPLGIGDYQLSGNYHVGKSNFKASVNWNRRDVNWLRENMEAFNATPPSISNYEIGQKTKARYDNINLSIGYDYINSGNILSVTFRDLYNNTPHAVFDRNSKLIQNSNTFDIMDRTKSRSNNPSLDIYYQHEFTKDKHLFFDLIGTYINTKNDRLYRQSQGNSVQEISSHVDGNKYSAIAEVIYEQKIKDSRLSFGLRHQQMYTKNEYDGNTSSSVKMNTGESYGFGEWASKLGKLDYMVGVGAMRTYVSQGNAKQVKYIFRPTIQLGYRFNNYLSIRYKAYMGGYAPSLAELSDVEQHIDIYQIRRGNPNLQAVRFFSNELSISVGTKYISAEWFTRYSYDDKPYMEETTYSNGFYVRSYANQRGFHRLNSQINLKVQPWKDYISIQLTPFVNRYISNGNTYTHTHTNWGLRANLMGMYKNWYVGANLETSFHNLWGETLNKDEKSHSIVFGYNREKWGVELQLQNIFSSRYEMSVENLSHLAPYNQMVWSKNLCKVFGIDFHFNLNFGKHGSEVNQRIHNSDTDAGIVPTTK